A window of Ruania suaedae contains these coding sequences:
- the mnhG gene encoding monovalent cation/H(+) antiporter subunit G, with protein sequence MTLAQVITSICMIGGCSLTLVAAIGIVRFPDLLSRMHAATKPQVLGLILLMTGLAVGLGSSEVTWKVVLVVVFQLITAPVAAHMVARAGYRTGKIRSDLLMADEFTEDLDRAQSREDS encoded by the coding sequence ATGACCCTCGCCCAGGTGATCACGTCGATCTGCATGATCGGCGGATGCTCGCTGACGTTGGTGGCCGCGATCGGCATCGTCCGGTTTCCCGACCTTCTCTCGCGGATGCACGCCGCCACCAAGCCTCAGGTACTCGGTCTCATCCTGCTGATGACCGGCCTTGCCGTCGGTCTGGGCTCGAGCGAGGTCACCTGGAAGGTGGTCCTGGTCGTCGTCTTCCAGCTCATCACGGCGCCGGTGGCCGCGCACATGGTGGCGCGAGCCGGCTACCGGACCGGGAAGATCAGGTCGGATCTGCTCATGGCCGACGAGTTCACCGAGGATCTGGACCGGGCGCAATCACGCGAGGACTCCTAG
- a CDS encoding ABC transporter permease codes for MRVARWWIWGLAAGLPLAFLGVFFAYPVVSLITRGFVTGGGLDLGGFAEVFSRPRTWRIVRLTLTQALLGTAGSVLLGIPAAYVLYRCTFRGQRLVRAVVTVPFVLPTVVVGVAFRTLLADSGPLGFLGLDGTFTAIILALVFFNYAVVVRTVGGMWERLDPRTEQAARALGASPARAFLSVTLPALTPAIASAASVVFLFCATAFGVVLVLGGIQFGTIETEIWIQTTQFLDLRAAAVLSVMQLIVVAGSLALFARTRTRRERALRLQPVTTTPAPLRLWQHRRPGPDLPATAVTAVVVGVLVLLPLATLLIRSLRTPSGWGLGNYVALGSTGGDNALTVTVWEATANSLRIAVDATVLAVVMGVLVALVLSRRPRRPAARRAIGWMDSLVMLPLGVSAVTVGFGFLITLDAPPLDLRSSPVLIPIAQAIVAMPLVVRTVLPVLRAIDPRLREVAAMLGASPARVLAAVEVPFLVRSVGLAIGFAFAVSLGEFGATAFLSRPDRPTLPVVIFRLIGRPGAENYGMALAASVVLALLTASVMGLAERLRGERSGEF; via the coding sequence GTGAGGGTTGCGCGCTGGTGGATCTGGGGCCTGGCCGCCGGCCTCCCGCTGGCCTTCCTGGGCGTCTTCTTCGCCTACCCGGTCGTCTCGCTGATCACCCGCGGCTTCGTCACCGGCGGCGGGCTCGACCTGGGCGGGTTCGCGGAGGTCTTCTCCCGTCCCCGGACCTGGCGCATCGTCCGCCTCACCCTCACCCAGGCGCTGCTCGGGACCGCGGGATCGGTTCTGCTCGGCATCCCCGCGGCCTACGTGCTCTATCGCTGCACCTTCCGGGGTCAGCGGCTCGTGCGCGCGGTGGTGACGGTCCCGTTCGTGCTGCCCACCGTCGTCGTGGGCGTGGCCTTCCGCACGCTGCTCGCCGACTCGGGCCCCCTCGGCTTCCTCGGCCTCGACGGCACGTTCACGGCGATCATCCTGGCGCTGGTCTTCTTCAACTACGCGGTGGTGGTGCGCACCGTCGGCGGCATGTGGGAGCGACTCGATCCGCGCACCGAGCAGGCCGCCCGCGCCCTGGGTGCCTCGCCGGCCCGGGCCTTCCTCAGCGTGACCCTGCCGGCCCTGACACCGGCGATCGCCTCGGCGGCATCGGTGGTGTTCCTGTTCTGCGCCACCGCCTTCGGCGTCGTGCTGGTGCTCGGGGGCATCCAGTTCGGCACCATCGAGACCGAGATCTGGATCCAGACCACCCAGTTCCTGGACCTGCGCGCCGCCGCTGTGCTCTCGGTGATGCAGCTGATCGTGGTGGCCGGTTCGCTGGCGCTGTTCGCCCGCACCCGCACCCGCCGCGAACGGGCCCTGCGGTTGCAGCCGGTCACGACCACCCCGGCCCCGCTGCGGCTGTGGCAGCACCGCCGGCCGGGGCCGGACCTGCCGGCGACGGCCGTGACCGCCGTCGTGGTGGGTGTGCTGGTGCTGCTGCCCCTGGCGACCCTGCTGATCAGGTCGCTGCGCACGCCGTCGGGCTGGGGCCTGGGCAACTACGTGGCGCTGGGCAGTACCGGTGGTGACAACGCCCTCACGGTCACCGTGTGGGAGGCGACGGCCAACTCGCTGCGCATCGCCGTCGACGCCACGGTGCTGGCCGTGGTGATGGGGGTGCTCGTGGCCCTGGTGCTCTCCCGCCGCCCCCGGCGCCCGGCCGCCCGCCGGGCGATCGGGTGGATGGATTCCCTCGTCATGCTCCCCCTGGGAGTGTCCGCAGTGACCGTCGGGTTCGGGTTCCTCATCACCCTGGACGCGCCGCCGCTGGACCTGCGCTCCTCCCCGGTCCTCATCCCGATCGCGCAGGCGATCGTGGCGATGCCGCTGGTGGTGCGCACCGTGCTGCCGGTGCTGCGGGCGATCGACCCGCGGCTGCGGGAGGTGGCCGCGATGCTCGGCGCCTCGCCGGCCCGGGTGCTGGCCGCCGTCGAGGTGCCGTTCCTGGTGCGCTCGGTGGGCTTGGCGATCGGGTTCGCCTTCGCGGTCTCGCTCGGGGAGTTCGGGGCGACGGCGTTCCTGTCCCGCCCGGACCGGCCCACCCTGCCGGTGGTGATCTTCCGCCTGATCGGCCGGCCCGGTGCGGAAAACTACGGGATGGCGCTCGCGGCGTCGGTGGTGCTGGCGCTGCTGACCGCCTCGGTGATGGGGTTGGCGGAACGACTGCGAGGGGAGCGATCGGGTGAGTTCTGA
- a CDS encoding cation diffusion facilitator family transporter: protein MTSLPLGPRPLRPRPLDPARRATLHRRIRWIVTATIVYNIIEAVIAITAGRIASSAALVGFGLDSTIEVLSAAAVAWQFRAPDPRSREKIALRLIAFSFFGLALFVSVDAIRTLLGAAEPEHSGVGIALAAVSLAIMPVLSWLERRTGRELGSPSAVADSKQTLLCTYLSAVLLIGLLLNSLLGWTWADPLAALVIAGLAAKEGVSAWRGDACCHVPASALAEDEPCCTDDCCTQ, encoded by the coding sequence ATGACCTCCCTGCCTCTCGGGCCCCGCCCCCTCAGGCCCCGCCCCCTCGACCCCGCCCGCCGGGCCACGCTGCACCGTCGCATCCGCTGGATCGTGACCGCCACGATCGTCTACAACATCATCGAGGCGGTCATCGCGATCACCGCAGGCCGGATCGCCTCCTCCGCCGCGCTGGTGGGATTCGGCCTCGACTCCACGATCGAGGTCCTCTCCGCCGCCGCCGTGGCCTGGCAGTTCCGCGCCCCGGACCCCCGCAGCCGGGAGAAGATCGCCCTGCGTCTCATCGCCTTCTCCTTCTTCGGCCTGGCGCTGTTCGTGAGCGTCGATGCGATCCGCACCCTGCTCGGCGCGGCCGAGCCGGAGCACTCGGGCGTCGGGATCGCGCTGGCCGCCGTGAGTCTGGCGATCATGCCGGTGCTGTCCTGGCTCGAACGCCGCACCGGCCGCGAGCTCGGCTCCCCCTCCGCCGTCGCCGACTCCAAGCAGACGCTGCTGTGCACCTACCTCTCGGCCGTGCTGCTGATCGGTCTGCTGCTCAACTCCCTGCTCGGCTGGACCTGGGCCGATCCTCTCGCTGCCCTGGTCATCGCAGGCCTCGCGGCGAAGGAGGGGGTCAGCGCCTGGCGTGGCGATGCCTGCTGCCACGTTCCCGCGAGCGCCCTGGCCGAGGACGAGCCGTGCTGCACCGACGACTGCTGCACCCAGTAG
- a CDS encoding thiamine ABC transporter substrate-binding protein, which produces MNDRIGRRAATPTTTALRALATVTGIAALTGCSVIGAGGSETESEEGAQAGGVVQVVTHDSFSLSDELLADFEAESGYTVELSAPGDGGALVNQLILTADSPLGDVAYGVDNSFAGRAIGSEVFADHTSPALPASAEQYLVEGSEALTPIDIGDVCLNVDHDWFAEAGIPEPENFEDLLEEQYADLLVVTNPATSSPGLAFLLATVGAFGEEGWLEYWEELADNGLKVVDGWSDAYSVDFSGSTGEGDRPIVLSYSTSPAFEVSEDTAEGEAPTGALLETCFRQVEYAGVIAGAANPEGGQAFIDFLLSEPVQADIPEQMYVYPVDDQVELPEAWTQFAPLAEDPHEVAPEEIDAHRDEWIEAWTAAVIG; this is translated from the coding sequence ATGAACGACCGCATCGGCCGGCGTGCCGCGACACCGACGACCACCGCGCTCAGGGCGCTGGCCACCGTCACGGGGATCGCCGCACTGACGGGCTGCTCGGTGATCGGCGCCGGCGGATCCGAGACGGAGTCGGAGGAGGGAGCCCAGGCGGGTGGCGTGGTGCAGGTGGTCACCCATGACTCCTTCAGCCTCTCCGACGAGCTCCTCGCCGACTTCGAGGCCGAGAGCGGCTACACCGTCGAGCTCAGTGCCCCCGGTGACGGCGGCGCGCTCGTCAACCAGCTGATCCTCACCGCCGACTCCCCGCTCGGGGACGTCGCCTACGGCGTGGACAACTCCTTCGCCGGCCGTGCGATCGGATCCGAGGTCTTCGCTGACCACACCTCGCCGGCGCTGCCGGCGAGCGCCGAGCAGTACCTGGTCGAGGGCTCCGAGGCGCTGACCCCCATCGACATCGGCGACGTCTGCCTCAACGTCGACCACGACTGGTTCGCCGAGGCGGGCATCCCCGAGCCGGAGAACTTCGAGGACCTGCTCGAGGAGCAGTACGCCGATCTGCTGGTGGTCACCAACCCGGCGACGTCCTCCCCCGGCCTGGCCTTCCTGCTCGCCACCGTCGGGGCGTTCGGCGAGGAGGGCTGGCTCGAGTACTGGGAGGAGCTGGCCGACAACGGTCTGAAGGTGGTCGACGGCTGGTCGGATGCCTACTCGGTGGACTTCTCCGGCTCCACCGGGGAAGGTGACCGCCCGATCGTGCTGTCCTACTCGACCTCGCCGGCGTTCGAGGTGAGCGAGGACACCGCCGAGGGCGAGGCGCCCACCGGTGCGCTGCTCGAGACCTGCTTCCGGCAGGTCGAGTACGCCGGGGTCATCGCCGGTGCCGCCAACCCCGAGGGCGGGCAGGCGTTCATCGACTTCCTGCTCTCGGAGCCGGTGCAGGCCGACATCCCGGAGCAGATGTACGTCTATCCCGTCGATGACCAGGTGGAGCTGCCCGAGGCCTGGACGCAGTTCGCGCCCCTGGCCGAGGATCCGCACGAGGTCGCTCCCGAGGAGATCGACGCCCACCGTGACGAGTGGATCGAGGCGTGGACGGCAGCGGTCATCGGGTGA
- a CDS encoding Na+/H+ antiporter subunit E, producing the protein MSASGKWERLSQWPMAVWMTIVWVLLWGGVTPANVLSGLVVSALLLVIFPMPKVGFAGRWSVIGTVALLVRLLADIVRASIAVAVRVLRVRQNPRGAVIRVQLRSESDLVLTLTAELTSLVPGTLVVEAHRLTGMLYLHVLDVSQPGALERARASVLSQERRVMHALATDADIAIAGIAPRPWKRSATKEANR; encoded by the coding sequence ATGAGCGCGTCCGGGAAGTGGGAGAGGCTCAGCCAGTGGCCGATGGCCGTCTGGATGACGATCGTCTGGGTGCTGCTGTGGGGCGGTGTGACACCGGCGAACGTGCTCTCCGGCCTGGTCGTCAGCGCGCTGTTGTTGGTGATCTTCCCGATGCCGAAGGTCGGTTTCGCAGGCCGATGGTCAGTGATCGGGACGGTGGCTCTGCTCGTGCGCCTGCTCGCTGACATCGTGCGCGCGTCGATCGCGGTGGCCGTGCGGGTGCTGCGGGTGCGACAGAACCCGCGCGGGGCCGTGATCCGGGTGCAACTGCGTTCGGAGTCCGATCTGGTCCTCACCCTGACCGCGGAGCTGACCTCTCTCGTCCCGGGCACCCTGGTCGTGGAGGCGCACCGCCTGACCGGAATGCTCTACCTGCACGTGCTGGACGTGTCGCAGCCGGGCGCGCTGGAGAGGGCCCGCGCCAGCGTCCTCTCCCAGGAGCGCCGGGTGATGCATGCGCTGGCGACCGATGCCGATATCGCTATTGCCGGGATCGCGCCGCGGCCCTGGAAGCGCTCGGCGACGAAGGAGGCGAACCGATGA
- a CDS encoding ArsR/SmtB family transcription factor, translated as MATLTHTDAVARLGHALSDRTRTQILLALREAPACPSDLATAIGVSRQVMSNQLTCLRGCGLVDSAREGRRTWYRLADPSLRSALGGLLDLTLAVDPDCCGPECACL; from the coding sequence ATGGCGACCCTCACCCACACCGACGCCGTCGCCCGGCTGGGCCACGCGCTCTCCGACCGCACCCGCACGCAGATCCTGCTCGCGCTGCGGGAGGCCCCCGCCTGCCCCTCCGACCTGGCCACCGCGATCGGGGTCTCCCGGCAGGTGATGTCCAACCAGCTCACCTGCCTGCGCGGCTGCGGCCTGGTGGACTCCGCCCGGGAGGGCCGGCGCACGTGGTATCGCCTGGCCGATCCGTCACTCCGCTCCGCCCTGGGCGGGCTCCTCGACCTCACCCTCGCGGTCGATCCGGACTGCTGCGGCCCGGAGTGCGCCTGCTTATGA
- a CDS encoding ABC transporter ATP-binding protein, with translation MSSERGVGEGPGGLSVRAATVTYGATTAVAGVDLHVPAGQVVAVLGPSGCGKSSLLRAVAGLEPLTTGEVRWDGADVSGTPVHRRGFGLMFQDGQLFPHRDVAGNVDFGLRMAGIARAERAARVAELLALVGLSGFGDRAVASLSGGEQQRVALARALAPRPALLLLDEPLSALDRELRESLSGELRRILTETSTTAMYVTHDHDEAFAVADRVAVMREGRLVQAGTPAELWAAPADAAVAGFLGFVVVEHEGRTLGLGPGALVVDPAGGGPAGRVVATGFARGRTTARVQVPGWGEVTAVAGEHTPEPGHEVRLRIEPGAAVVL, from the coding sequence GTGAGTTCTGAGCGAGGGGTGGGCGAGGGCCCGGGCGGGCTGAGCGTGCGCGCGGCCACGGTCACCTACGGAGCCACGACGGCGGTCGCCGGCGTCGACCTGCATGTGCCGGCCGGCCAGGTGGTCGCGGTGCTCGGGCCGTCCGGGTGCGGCAAGTCCTCGCTGCTACGGGCGGTGGCCGGGCTGGAGCCGCTGACCACCGGCGAGGTGCGCTGGGACGGAGCCGACGTGAGCGGCACCCCGGTGCACCGGCGCGGATTCGGGTTGATGTTCCAGGACGGGCAGCTGTTCCCGCACCGCGACGTCGCGGGCAATGTGGACTTCGGGCTGCGGATGGCGGGGATCGCGCGGGCGGAGCGGGCCGCGCGGGTGGCCGAGCTGCTGGCTCTGGTGGGGCTGAGCGGTTTCGGCGACCGCGCGGTGGCCTCGCTCTCCGGCGGGGAGCAGCAGCGGGTCGCGCTGGCCCGGGCGCTGGCGCCGCGTCCGGCGCTGTTGCTGCTGGACGAGCCGCTCTCGGCACTCGACCGCGAGCTGCGCGAGAGCCTGTCCGGGGAGCTGCGACGGATCCTCACCGAGACCTCGACGACGGCCATGTACGTCACCCACGACCACGACGAAGCCTTCGCCGTGGCCGACCGGGTCGCCGTGATGCGCGAGGGGCGCCTCGTCCAGGCGGGCACCCCGGCCGAGCTGTGGGCGGCCCCGGCCGACGCCGCCGTCGCGGGCTTCCTGGGCTTCGTGGTGGTCGAGCACGAGGGACGCACCCTGGGCCTCGGCCCGGGGGCGCTCGTGGTGGATCCGGCCGGGGGCGGCCCGGCCGGCCGCGTCGTGGCCACCGGTTTCGCCCGCGGCCGGACCACCGCCCGGGTGCAGGTCCCCGGCTGGGGCGAGGTGACCGCCGTGGCGGGAGAGCACACGCCCGAACCCGGGCACGAGGTGAGGCTGCGGATCGAGCCGGGGGCCGCCGTCGTGCTCTGA
- the solA gene encoding N-methyl-L-tryptophan oxidase — protein MTLDADLAVLGLGAAGSSALWRSATRGADVIGFEQHTPGHAHGSSHGHSRLFRTALVEGPQYVALARHAQRLWRELERADGTELLTLCGGLFLGPADGRILPPILETIAAHDLPHETLTTAQVRSAYPQHAIEEDTVGVLDPGTGVLRAEAGIRAAVRAAVGQGARVRTGEQVLAVTPGERGVEVRSTGPEGERTWRFGRVIMATGAWTAGLLPELTVPMRVRRTLLTWFRAPEPEQFGPERFGVFLHEADGYLAWGAPALEGHGVKVGLHDLPAPAVADPSHNPLEVDPAEWAEVARWVSRRLPGLDATDVRAEGCMYTHTPDEAFSIGTPRAYPGVVLAAACSGHGFKHATAVGDAAAALALDEEPAVDLTPFSPDRFG, from the coding sequence ATGACTCTCGACGCAGACCTCGCCGTCCTCGGCCTCGGCGCTGCCGGCAGCTCCGCCCTCTGGCGCAGCGCCACCCGCGGCGCCGACGTGATCGGCTTCGAGCAGCACACCCCCGGCCATGCCCACGGCTCCTCCCACGGGCACAGTCGGCTGTTCCGCACCGCCTTGGTGGAGGGGCCCCAGTACGTCGCGCTCGCCCGGCACGCCCAGCGTCTCTGGCGCGAGCTCGAACGGGCCGACGGCACCGAGCTGCTCACCCTCTGCGGCGGACTGTTCCTCGGCCCGGCCGACGGCCGGATCCTGCCGCCCATCCTGGAGACCATCGCCGCCCACGACCTGCCGCACGAGACCCTCACCACCGCACAGGTCCGCTCCGCCTACCCCCAGCACGCCATCGAGGAGGACACCGTCGGGGTGCTCGACCCGGGCACCGGGGTGCTGCGCGCGGAGGCGGGCATCCGCGCGGCGGTGCGGGCCGCCGTCGGGCAGGGCGCCCGGGTGCGCACCGGCGAGCAGGTGCTGGCCGTGACCCCGGGCGAGCGCGGGGTCGAGGTGCGCAGCACCGGACCCGAGGGCGAACGCACGTGGCGGTTCGGCCGGGTGATCATGGCCACCGGTGCCTGGACGGCCGGGCTGCTGCCCGAGCTCACCGTCCCGATGCGGGTGCGGCGCACCTTGCTCACCTGGTTCCGGGCGCCCGAGCCCGAGCAGTTCGGGCCCGAGCGGTTCGGGGTGTTCCTGCACGAGGCCGACGGCTACCTCGCCTGGGGCGCCCCCGCCCTGGAAGGGCACGGGGTGAAGGTGGGCCTGCACGATCTGCCGGCCCCCGCCGTCGCCGATCCGAGCCACAACCCGCTCGAGGTGGACCCGGCCGAATGGGCGGAGGTGGCCCGCTGGGTCTCGCGCCGGCTGCCCGGCCTGGACGCCACCGACGTGCGCGCCGAGGGGTGCATGTACACCCACACCCCGGACGAGGCCTTCAGCATCGGCACCCCGCGCGCCTACCCCGGCGTCGTGCTCGCCGCCGCCTGCTCCGGGCACGGTTTCAAGCACGCGACGGCGGTGGGCGACGCGGCCGCAGCCCTCGCCCTGGACGAGGAGCCGGCGGTCGACCTCACGCCCTTCTCCCCCGATCGCTTCGGCTGA
- a CDS encoding Na+/H+ antiporter subunit D, with translation MSWLVALPVVIPMVAAGLALAVARHNRAQGIISVSAITAVLVVSVALIFVTHTQGPQVMNVGGWAVPVGIGLVADRLSALMLVVSAVVLLGVLAYSLAQGLADGQRGAPVAIYHPTYLVLAAGVATAFLSGDLFNLYVGFEVLLAASFVLLTLGGTAERIRAGAIYVVVSLLSSIIFLVAIALIYAAVGTLNLAQLSERLRDVDPGLQTVLQIMLVVAFAIKAALFPLSAWLPDSYPTAPAPVTAVFAGLLTKVGVYAIIRTQTLLFVDGALDQVLMVAAVLTMVVGIAGAVAQDDIKRLLSFTLVSHIGYMIFGISLASGPGLSAAIFYVAHHITVQTALFLIAGLIERRGGSTSLERLGSLAKVAPVLGILFFVASMNLAGIPPMSGFLGKAGLLQAGLADGSALAVAGVVVGLCTSLLTLYAVVKAWNKAFWQEAPQELPVTTSPRAMVGPAAALVSVGVLLAFVGGPLYAYTDAAARDLRARTLYIDAVLVTGDRGEGESSDSQDSDAAEGATSGSGGER, from the coding sequence ATGAGCTGGCTCGTCGCACTGCCGGTCGTGATCCCGATGGTCGCGGCCGGGCTCGCCCTGGCGGTCGCCCGGCACAACCGCGCCCAGGGCATCATCTCCGTCAGCGCGATCACGGCGGTGCTGGTGGTCTCGGTGGCGCTGATCTTCGTCACCCACACCCAAGGCCCGCAGGTCATGAACGTCGGCGGATGGGCGGTGCCGGTCGGGATCGGCTTGGTGGCAGACCGGCTCTCGGCGCTGATGCTCGTCGTCTCGGCGGTCGTACTGCTCGGCGTGCTGGCGTACTCCCTCGCCCAGGGCCTCGCGGATGGGCAGCGCGGCGCCCCTGTGGCGATCTATCACCCCACCTACCTGGTGCTGGCGGCCGGTGTGGCCACGGCCTTCCTCTCCGGTGACCTGTTCAATCTTTACGTCGGCTTCGAGGTGCTGCTCGCGGCCAGCTTCGTGCTGCTCACCCTCGGGGGGACGGCCGAGCGGATTCGCGCCGGTGCGATCTACGTCGTCGTCTCGCTGCTGTCCTCGATCATCTTCCTCGTCGCCATCGCGTTGATCTACGCCGCGGTGGGTACCCTCAACCTCGCCCAGCTCTCCGAGCGGCTCCGGGACGTCGACCCCGGGCTCCAGACGGTCCTGCAGATCATGCTGGTGGTGGCGTTCGCGATCAAGGCCGCGCTCTTCCCGCTCTCGGCCTGGCTGCCCGACTCCTACCCGACCGCTCCCGCGCCGGTGACCGCGGTGTTCGCCGGCCTGCTCACCAAGGTCGGGGTCTACGCCATCATCCGCACCCAGACCCTCCTGTTCGTCGATGGTGCCCTCGACCAGGTGCTGATGGTGGCCGCGGTGCTGACGATGGTGGTGGGCATCGCCGGCGCCGTGGCGCAGGACGACATCAAACGCCTGCTCTCGTTCACGCTGGTCAGCCACATCGGCTACATGATCTTCGGGATCTCACTGGCCAGCGGGCCAGGGTTGTCCGCCGCGATCTTCTACGTCGCGCACCACATCACCGTCCAGACCGCCTTGTTCCTCATCGCGGGCCTGATCGAGCGCCGCGGCGGGAGCACCTCCCTGGAGCGCCTCGGATCCCTCGCGAAGGTTGCGCCGGTGCTCGGCATCCTCTTCTTCGTCGCGTCGATGAACCTTGCCGGCATCCCGCCGATGTCCGGCTTCCTCGGCAAGGCCGGTCTCCTCCAGGCGGGCCTCGCCGATGGCAGCGCGCTGGCGGTGGCGGGGGTCGTCGTCGGGCTCTGTACTTCGTTGCTCACGCTCTACGCCGTGGTGAAGGCCTGGAACAAGGCGTTCTGGCAGGAGGCCCCGCAGGAGCTGCCGGTGACGACCTCTCCGCGCGCCATGGTCGGCCCGGCGGCTGCCCTGGTGTCGGTGGGCGTGCTGCTGGCCTTCGTCGGCGGCCCGCTGTACGCCTACACCGACGCGGCGGCACGCGACCTACGCGCCCGGACCCTCTACATCGATGCCGTGCTGGTGACCGGGGACCGCGGTGAGGGGGAGTCCTCTGACTCCCAGGACTCCGATGCCGCTGAAGGTGCCACGTCGGGCAGTGGGGGCGAGCGATGA
- a CDS encoding Na(+)/H(+) antiporter subunit C produces the protein MTPSLALVVVVGVLVGTGVYLVLERSLSRVVIGVTLISNGVNVLFLIAGGAAGGPPLIGTTEPERMSDPLTQFMVLTAIVINLALTAFVLAMAYRSWQLHGHDEVQDDLEDRRVAQRAARAELDSRADDVGTDLATEAAEARDETEEQRDTSGSGGLGGPGRSDDGGPAGTDRGERP, from the coding sequence ATGACTCCCTCCCTCGCGCTTGTCGTCGTGGTCGGGGTACTGGTGGGCACCGGTGTGTACCTGGTGCTCGAACGCAGCCTCTCCCGCGTGGTCATCGGCGTGACGCTGATCAGCAACGGCGTCAACGTGCTGTTCCTCATCGCCGGTGGCGCCGCCGGTGGACCGCCCCTGATCGGTACCACCGAGCCCGAGCGCATGAGCGACCCGCTGACGCAGTTCATGGTGCTGACCGCCATCGTGATCAACCTCGCCCTGACGGCGTTCGTGCTCGCCATGGCCTACCGGTCCTGGCAGCTGCACGGGCACGACGAGGTCCAGGACGACCTGGAGGACCGGCGCGTGGCCCAGCGAGCGGCACGCGCCGAGCTCGACTCGCGCGCTGACGACGTCGGGACCGACCTCGCCACCGAGGCGGCCGAGGCTCGCGACGAGACCGAGGAGCAGCGGGACACCTCCGGCTCCGGCGGACTGGGCGGGCCCGGTCGCTCCGACGACGGCGGTCCGGCGGGCACCGATCGAGGTGAGCGCCCATGA
- a CDS encoding DUF4235 domain-containing protein, translating into MNVQKLVTTAAAVAAGLAANKLLGASWKKITGHEPPDNNPEADEISIGELVVFAAVSGALIAFARTFAARGTAKWLGSSQLSKD; encoded by the coding sequence ATGAACGTCCAGAAGCTGGTCACCACGGCCGCTGCCGTCGCCGCCGGGCTGGCCGCGAACAAGTTGCTCGGCGCCTCGTGGAAGAAGATCACCGGCCACGAGCCCCCCGACAACAACCCCGAGGCCGACGAGATCAGCATCGGTGAGCTCGTCGTCTTCGCGGCTGTCAGCGGCGCGCTGATCGCGTTCGCCCGGACTTTCGCCGCACGCGGCACCGCGAAGTGGCTGGGTTCGTCGCAGCTGTCCAAGGACTGA
- a CDS encoding monovalent cation/H+ antiporter complex subunit F, with protein sequence MSPIVVGICGVLLTVAAVLVVIRVERGPSMLDRVIALDVLVAVLVACLSLVAIWYGREDVVLVLTVFALVGFVGSVTLARFAAVEPEDERRILTPAEVAEVEARERAQLTGGTDAQDEADERRAP encoded by the coding sequence ATGAGCCCGATCGTGGTGGGGATCTGTGGCGTGCTGCTCACCGTGGCCGCGGTGCTGGTGGTGATCCGGGTGGAGCGAGGGCCGAGCATGCTCGACCGGGTGATCGCCCTGGACGTCCTGGTGGCCGTGCTCGTCGCCTGTCTCTCGCTCGTCGCGATCTGGTACGGCCGGGAGGACGTGGTGCTGGTGCTGACGGTCTTCGCGCTGGTCGGCTTCGTCGGGTCGGTGACCCTGGCCCGTTTCGCTGCCGTCGAGCCGGAGGACGAGCGGCGGATCCTCACCCCTGCCGAGGTCGCGGAGGTCGAGGCCCGCGAGCGTGCCCAGCTGACCGGGGGCACCGATGCCCAGGACGAGGCAGATGAGCGGAGGGCGCCATGA